From the genome of Candidatus Amarolinea dominans, one region includes:
- a CDS encoding N-acetylmuramoyl-L-alanine amidase codes for MPRPMFDSEYLYGLHDPGGEQLMLDASTPGWVVISEKIEADPNDHGGNPNYANLSGRGLGVIVRLNYGYPPTSTIPHSSRYEDFARRCANFVRNSPGCRIWIIGNETNMREEQPKSPEPDEKITPALYARCYRLCRNAIHAVDPGAQVLVGAVAPWNEHTGDWVKYFEEVLKLVAGECDGFTLHTYSRSPDPAIITSTETMDPPYNRYSKQFATYQDFLRVVPASMRSLPCYITETNYNGPWEDRNTGWIRRAYEDINGWNQNPGNQVIRALVLYRWSHDDRFVIEDKNGAKDDFRQALGAGFKWPQRAVVVDDPFAALRKRLGDLETQVAKLLADLQKALAAGAAVSGPLVARIADLGKRAGDVTAAAAEADALTRSVSSLEALLALPPGAVPQPDLQDLRGSLPQTAPYPTRDAGAIRRIVIHHTGIAGDTSPVTIAKSLIRTGKLGITYHFLINTDGTIYWTQPLEAVVEAGKPDLNADSVAVALGGNFTTEVPTEAQLASAAHLVAWLLVTCQLSVEAVIGRREVEKIAPSPGNQWNTGARYRERLLTDVQTWLNKQPQPDDTELAVLRQRVDELTAQLGKLQVAATQLEQETQTLRTALAQKELDNNGLSDALKQKETALAGLRDALAQKEQDIVGLRTAVAQKELQIADLTEQVRRLQGGAPAPGVVKPEIKDPGPLKQHEVKRYPTRPLSDIKRIVVHHTVTPGTVTPQRVAEAQVVGKNRPGITYHFLISSNGTIYATQPLETITEQTDQPAANADSVAVALAGDFTTVAPPAEQLNAAARLIAWLLSTCQLGVEAVIGRREVEKSAPSPGAQWLSGAAFKHTLLAAVEAERAKAPPDDGGADDSALVAQLRGQISGLTQERDDLKSALVQAQAEVARLRSAGGQVADLQAQVTNLRDAVAAGEVTVTQLRSRIAALEAEIARLRAGQPAGVPQPAIVDMIGKLATHPTLPPYTTRTRPITMIAVHHTDTPLTHTVETIAHYHVFGERKKGDQVIKAPWPGVGYHYIVAPDGVIYHCQPDDIRSNQVGGEPNSYTVAVSLIGRFMRTDLQGKPHPPEKQEPTAAQLASATQLIAWLMQKYSVPLQPKFENSIPVTGVVGHRDIWDQVQKGATVCPGDQW; via the coding sequence ATGCCACGTCCCATGTTCGACTCCGAGTACCTGTACGGACTACACGATCCCGGCGGTGAGCAGTTGATGCTCGATGCGAGTACGCCAGGGTGGGTGGTCATTTCCGAGAAGATCGAGGCCGATCCGAACGATCACGGCGGCAATCCCAATTACGCCAACCTCTCCGGCCGCGGCCTGGGCGTGATCGTGCGCCTGAACTACGGCTACCCCCCCACCAGCACCATCCCCCACTCCTCGCGCTACGAGGACTTCGCCAGGCGCTGCGCCAATTTCGTGCGTAACTCGCCGGGCTGCCGCATCTGGATCATCGGCAACGAGACGAACATGCGCGAGGAGCAGCCCAAGTCGCCGGAGCCGGATGAAAAGATCACGCCGGCGCTGTACGCACGCTGCTACCGCCTCTGCCGCAATGCCATCCATGCAGTGGACCCCGGCGCACAGGTGTTGGTGGGGGCCGTAGCGCCCTGGAATGAGCATACCGGCGACTGGGTCAAGTATTTCGAGGAGGTGCTCAAGCTGGTGGCCGGCGAGTGCGACGGCTTCACCCTGCACACCTATAGCCGCAGCCCCGATCCGGCGATCATCACCAGCACTGAAACGATGGACCCGCCGTACAACCGCTACAGCAAGCAGTTTGCCACCTACCAGGATTTCCTGCGCGTGGTGCCCGCGTCCATGCGCTCCCTGCCGTGCTACATCACCGAAACTAACTACAACGGGCCGTGGGAAGACCGCAACACCGGCTGGATTCGCCGCGCGTACGAGGACATCAACGGCTGGAATCAGAACCCGGGCAACCAGGTGATCCGCGCGTTGGTGCTCTATCGGTGGTCGCATGATGACCGTTTCGTGATCGAAGACAAGAACGGTGCCAAAGACGATTTCAGGCAGGCCCTGGGCGCCGGCTTCAAGTGGCCGCAGCGGGCGGTGGTGGTGGACGATCCCTTCGCGGCGCTGCGCAAGCGCCTGGGCGATCTGGAGACGCAGGTGGCCAAATTGCTGGCCGATCTGCAGAAGGCGCTCGCCGCGGGCGCCGCGGTGTCCGGCCCGCTCGTGGCCCGCATTGCAGACCTGGGCAAGCGCGCCGGCGACGTGACCGCCGCAGCCGCGGAGGCCGATGCCCTGACCCGCAGCGTGAGCAGCCTGGAAGCGCTGCTGGCCCTGCCGCCGGGCGCAGTGCCGCAGCCGGACCTGCAAGACCTGCGCGGAAGCCTGCCACAGACCGCGCCTTATCCCACCCGTGACGCAGGCGCGATCCGCCGCATCGTGATTCACCACACCGGGATTGCCGGCGACACCTCTCCCGTGACTATTGCCAAATCCCTGATCCGCACCGGCAAGTTGGGCATCACCTACCATTTCCTCATCAACACGGATGGCACGATCTACTGGACGCAGCCGCTGGAGGCCGTCGTGGAGGCGGGCAAACCCGATCTCAACGCTGACAGTGTGGCGGTGGCGTTGGGCGGCAATTTCACGACGGAAGTGCCCACCGAAGCGCAGCTTGCCAGCGCCGCCCACCTGGTCGCCTGGCTGCTCGTTACCTGCCAATTGAGCGTCGAGGCGGTCATCGGCCGCCGGGAAGTGGAGAAGATCGCTCCCTCGCCCGGTAACCAATGGAACACCGGCGCCCGCTACCGTGAGCGCCTGCTGACCGATGTGCAGACCTGGCTGAACAAACAGCCGCAGCCGGACGACACCGAGTTGGCGGTACTGCGCCAGCGCGTGGATGAACTGACGGCCCAGCTCGGCAAGTTGCAGGTCGCCGCCACGCAGCTCGAGCAGGAGACGCAGACCCTGCGCACCGCGCTAGCGCAGAAGGAACTGGATAATAACGGTCTGAGTGACGCGCTGAAGCAGAAAGAGACGGCGCTGGCCGGCCTGCGCGACGCGCTGGCGCAGAAGGAGCAGGACATCGTCGGTCTGCGCACCGCTGTGGCGCAGAAGGAGCTGCAAATCGCCGATCTGACTGAACAGGTGCGGCGACTGCAGGGCGGAGCGCCGGCGCCAGGCGTGGTCAAGCCGGAGATCAAGGATCCTGGGCCGTTGAAACAGCATGAGGTCAAGCGTTACCCGACCCGGCCGCTGAGCGACATCAAGCGCATCGTCGTGCATCACACGGTGACTCCGGGCACGGTCACGCCGCAGCGCGTGGCCGAGGCGCAGGTAGTAGGCAAGAACCGGCCCGGCATCACCTATCATTTCCTGATCAGCAGCAACGGCACGATCTACGCGACGCAGCCGCTGGAGACGATCACCGAGCAGACCGATCAGCCGGCCGCGAACGCCGACAGCGTGGCCGTGGCCCTGGCCGGCGATTTTACGACGGTTGCACCGCCCGCGGAGCAGTTGAACGCCGCGGCCCGCCTGATCGCCTGGCTGTTGTCAACCTGCCAATTGGGCGTCGAGGCGGTCATCGGCCGCCGGGAAGTGGAGAAGAGCGCTCCCTCGCCCGGCGCACAATGGCTGAGCGGCGCCGCTTTCAAGCACACCCTGCTGGCGGCCGTGGAGGCCGAGCGGGCCAAAGCGCCGCCGGACGACGGGGGCGCCGACGACAGCGCGCTGGTCGCGCAGTTGCGCGGCCAGATCAGCGGGCTGACGCAGGAGCGCGATGACCTGAAGAGCGCGCTGGTGCAGGCGCAGGCCGAGGTGGCGCGTTTGCGCAGCGCGGGCGGCCAGGTGGCCGATCTGCAGGCGCAGGTGACGAACCTGCGTGATGCGGTCGCCGCCGGCGAGGTCACGGTGACGCAGTTGCGCAGCCGCATCGCGGCGTTGGAGGCCGAGATCGCCCGGCTGCGGGCGGGTCAGCCGGCCGGTGTGCCGCAGCCCGCGATCGTGGACATGATCGGCAAGCTGGCTACGCACCCCACCCTGCCGCCCTACACGACGCGCACGCGGCCGATCACGATGATCGCGGTGCATCACACCGACACCCCGCTGACGCACACCGTGGAGACCATTGCGCATTACCACGTCTTCGGCGAACGCAAGAAGGGCGACCAGGTCATCAAGGCGCCGTGGCCCGGCGTCGGCTATCACTACATCGTGGCGCCCGACGGCGTCATCTATCACTGCCAGCCCGATGACATCCGTTCGAACCAGGTGGGCGGCGAACCGAACAGTTACACGGTGGCGGTCAGCCTGATTGGCCGCTTCATGCGCACCGATCTGCAGGGCAAACCGCACCCGCCAGAGAAGCAGGAACCGACAGCCGCCCAGCTCGCCAGCGCCACGCAGTTGATCGCCTGGCTGATGCAGAAGTACAGCGTCCCACTGCAGCCGAAGTTCGAGAACAGTATCCCGGTCACCGGCGTGGTGGGTCATCGTGACATCTGGGACCAGGTGCAAAAGGGCGCCACCGTTTGTCCGGGCGACCAGTGGA
- the smc gene encoding chromosome segregation protein SMC: MRLKQLELQGYKSFANRTEFVFDRGVTAVIGPNGSGKSNVADAVRWVLGEQSFNLLRGKKTEDMIFSGSDQRARLGMAEVRLTLDNSDGSLPLDFAEVTITRRAFRSGENEYLLNGNRVRLKDIAELLGRSGLSRRTYTVIGQGLVDQVLSQRPDERRALFEEASGITGQQAKRDEALRRLDDTKVNLQRVQDLLQELTPRLRHLKLAADKANQARQLQADLHALLRTWYGYRWHTLLGEVERAQQGERSAADLQRQFQADLARLEADLQAQRARHADLRQHLGDWHRAASALHRQAETTQRELAVNEERQRQLLGRQRDTALEVENLQAQESVAQERLQALLAAVTTHREAATARQAAVRQAEEALAARQADRRVRQQALEQVQAEANRLLSAQQAARAQMTQIGERQAALQKKQSEHAGAIAVARQTAATLAQRVGLLEAEQAAAQAEIQRLGNLGAEQAALAEQTEGERRQLAAALNDVSRESASLQGRFEVLTRLRSEGAGFAAGTRAVLADLSSPRPQLPAGILGTVASLIRVPSHLETALEVALGGQLQDIVVETWAVAEAAIAFLKRTDSGRATFLPLDTIRPAPPIPVPRGAGVLGVAADLVEAAPRLAPVVAYLLNRVVVTEDLAAARRVRQGLGSGPQPTLATLEGDLVRPGGSVSGGSSARNRQDGSVLAREREWREMPAAIEASKARSRQVESQVRQAEQKRQAALDSQRQLRSVQTRQEQQAATGREALNQVQRDLDRQRQAERWHTDLARQAAEESVTLAARISALQATLTQHDAQQAASQDAIGAARQSLAALAADDLDQALAAARAALANAQAQVSTQAALGQQAQMAREQAVAQAAARRARAAEWQAELERLGAHVRELTSQDGRLAGQIKTYQDQIEPAEAELAKVEATQTQQENVANRARQQVRSAEVQLNQARLELERRQDTLARLRRDIEHDFGLVQLEQSEELAEQPPLPLGALVETLPVVETPPEGLEAEVQRLRQQLTRLGNINPDAPTEYQEAAGRHTFLVEQVADLEKGAHGLHEVIAELEKVMEREFRKTFRAIAERFKEYFSMLFGGGSARLSLTDGDSLATTGIEIIARPPGKRPQSLALLSGGERALTAAALIFSVLSVSPPPFCILDEVDAALDEANVGRFRDALGRLARDTQFIVITHNRGTVEAARTIYGVSMSTDNASQVLSLRLEEVPGDADERKVEAGRAG, encoded by the coding sequence ATGCGCCTCAAGCAACTTGAACTGCAAGGCTACAAATCGTTCGCCAATCGTACTGAGTTCGTCTTCGACCGCGGCGTGACCGCGGTCATCGGCCCCAATGGCTCCGGTAAATCGAATGTGGCTGACGCGGTGCGCTGGGTGCTCGGCGAGCAGAGCTTCAACCTGCTGCGCGGCAAGAAGACCGAAGACATGATCTTCTCCGGCAGTGATCAGCGCGCCCGCCTGGGCATGGCGGAGGTGCGCCTGACCCTGGACAACAGCGATGGCTCGCTGCCGCTCGACTTCGCTGAAGTGACCATCACGCGTCGCGCCTTCCGCTCTGGTGAAAACGAATATCTGCTCAACGGCAACCGCGTGCGCCTCAAGGACATTGCCGAGCTGCTCGGCCGCTCCGGTCTCAGCCGACGCACCTACACCGTCATCGGCCAGGGCCTGGTGGATCAAGTGCTCTCCCAGCGGCCCGATGAGCGCCGCGCGCTGTTCGAGGAGGCTTCGGGTATCACCGGCCAGCAGGCCAAGCGCGACGAAGCCCTGCGCCGCCTGGACGACACGAAGGTCAACCTACAGCGGGTGCAGGACCTGCTGCAGGAACTGACCCCGCGCTTGCGCCACCTCAAACTGGCCGCGGACAAGGCCAACCAGGCCAGGCAGCTCCAGGCCGACCTGCACGCGCTGCTGCGCACCTGGTACGGCTACCGCTGGCATACGCTGCTGGGCGAGGTTGAACGCGCCCAGCAGGGCGAGCGCAGCGCCGCTGACCTGCAACGCCAGTTCCAGGCCGACCTGGCCCGCCTGGAAGCGGATCTGCAGGCGCAGCGCGCTCGCCATGCTGATCTGCGCCAGCACCTGGGCGATTGGCACCGCGCAGCCAGCGCGCTGCACCGCCAGGCCGAGACGACCCAACGCGAACTGGCGGTCAACGAAGAGCGTCAGCGCCAACTGCTGGGTCGTCAACGCGACACCGCGCTCGAGGTGGAAAATTTGCAGGCGCAGGAATCTGTGGCCCAGGAACGGCTGCAGGCCCTGCTGGCGGCCGTGACCACTCACCGTGAAGCCGCGACGGCACGGCAGGCCGCGGTGCGCCAGGCAGAAGAGGCCCTGGCCGCACGCCAGGCTGACCGTCGTGTCCGCCAGCAGGCGCTGGAGCAGGTGCAGGCCGAAGCCAACCGCCTGCTCTCTGCCCAACAGGCCGCACGTGCGCAGATGACGCAGATTGGCGAACGTCAGGCTGCGTTGCAGAAAAAGCAGTCCGAACACGCCGGCGCCATCGCCGTTGCGCGCCAGACCGCGGCCACCCTGGCGCAGCGTGTTGGTCTCCTGGAGGCCGAACAGGCGGCTGCACAGGCCGAAATTCAACGTCTGGGCAACCTGGGCGCCGAGCAGGCAGCCCTGGCCGAGCAAACTGAGGGTGAGCGCCGCCAACTGGCCGCCGCGCTGAACGATGTCAGCCGTGAAAGCGCCAGCTTGCAGGGCCGTTTCGAGGTGCTGACGCGTTTACGCAGCGAAGGCGCGGGCTTTGCCGCGGGCACGCGGGCCGTATTGGCCGATCTGTCCAGCCCGCGGCCACAGCTTCCGGCCGGCATCCTGGGCACAGTCGCCTCATTGATCCGGGTGCCCAGTCATCTGGAGACCGCGCTCGAAGTCGCCCTGGGCGGTCAACTGCAGGACATCGTGGTAGAAACCTGGGCAGTGGCCGAGGCTGCCATCGCGTTTCTCAAACGCACCGACAGCGGGCGCGCCACCTTCCTGCCCCTGGACACGATCCGGCCCGCGCCGCCCATTCCTGTGCCGCGTGGCGCGGGGGTGCTCGGCGTCGCGGCCGACCTGGTGGAGGCCGCGCCGCGCCTGGCGCCGGTGGTCGCTTACCTGCTCAATCGCGTCGTCGTCACCGAAGACCTGGCCGCGGCGCGGCGCGTGCGCCAGGGGCTGGGCAGCGGCCCGCAGCCAACGTTGGCGACGCTGGAAGGCGACCTGGTGCGGCCCGGCGGCAGTGTCAGCGGCGGCAGCTCAGCGCGCAATCGCCAGGATGGCTCAGTGCTGGCGCGCGAACGCGAGTGGCGTGAGATGCCCGCGGCTATCGAGGCGTCGAAGGCGCGCAGCCGCCAAGTCGAGTCCCAGGTGCGCCAGGCGGAACAGAAGCGCCAGGCCGCGCTCGACAGCCAGCGTCAACTGCGCAGCGTGCAGACACGGCAGGAACAACAGGCCGCGACCGGTCGTGAGGCGCTCAACCAGGTGCAGCGCGACCTGGATCGTCAGCGCCAGGCCGAACGTTGGCACACCGATCTGGCGCGGCAGGCGGCCGAGGAAAGCGTCACCCTGGCCGCGCGGATCAGCGCGCTGCAAGCCACCCTGACCCAGCACGACGCCCAGCAGGCGGCCAGCCAGGACGCCATCGGCGCCGCGCGGCAATCGCTGGCCGCGCTCGCAGCTGATGATCTCGATCAGGCGCTGGCCGCGGCACGCGCCGCCCTGGCAAACGCGCAGGCGCAGGTTTCCACGCAGGCCGCGCTGGGGCAGCAGGCGCAGATGGCGCGTGAACAGGCTGTCGCGCAAGCCGCGGCCCGTCGCGCTCGCGCCGCGGAGTGGCAGGCCGAGCTGGAGCGCCTGGGCGCGCACGTGCGCGAGTTGACCAGCCAGGATGGCCGGCTGGCCGGCCAGATCAAGACCTATCAGGATCAGATCGAACCGGCCGAGGCTGAACTGGCAAAGGTGGAAGCGACGCAAACGCAGCAGGAAAACGTGGCCAACCGGGCGCGCCAGCAGGTACGCAGCGCCGAGGTGCAGTTGAACCAGGCCCGCCTGGAGTTGGAACGACGCCAGGACACGCTGGCGCGCCTGCGTCGCGACATCGAGCACGATTTTGGCCTGGTGCAGTTGGAGCAGAGCGAGGAGCTGGCCGAGCAGCCGCCGCTGCCGTTGGGCGCGCTGGTCGAAACCCTGCCGGTGGTGGAAACTCCGCCGGAGGGGCTGGAAGCCGAGGTGCAGCGCCTGCGTCAGCAGTTGACCCGCCTGGGCAACATCAACCCCGACGCACCGACCGAGTATCAGGAAGCGGCCGGCCGCCATACCTTCCTGGTCGAGCAGGTGGCCGACCTGGAAAAAGGGGCACACGGGCTGCACGAGGTCATCGCCGAACTGGAGAAGGTGATGGAGCGGGAGTTCCGCAAGACCTTTCGGGCCATTGCCGAGCGCTTCAAGGAATACTTCAGCATGCTCTTTGGCGGCGGCAGTGCGCGTCTCAGCCTGACCGATGGCGACAGTCTGGCCACGACCGGCATCGAGATCATCGCCCGGCCGCCGGGCAAGCGGCCGCAGAGCCTGGCCCTGCTCTCCGGCGGCGAACGTGCGCTGACCGCGGCCGCGCTCATCTTCAGCGTGCTCAGCGTCAGCCCGCCGCCGTTCTGCATTCTCGATGAGGTGGATGCGGCCCTGGACGAGGCCAACGTGGGGCGTTTTCGGGATGCGCTCGGCCGCCTGGCGCGTGACACTCAGTTCATCGTCATCACGCACAACCGCGGCACGGTGGAAGCCGCGCGGACCATCTACGGCGTCTCCATGAGCACGGACAATGCCTCGCAGGTGTTGTCGCTGCGCCTGGAAGAGGTGCCCGGTGATGCTGACGAGCGCAAGGTTGAAGCGGGCCGTGCGGGGTAA
- a CDS encoding DMT family transporter, translating into MLTSARLKRAVRGKSWAAPALIASVFFWSASFTWSKLALQEVNPWSLAFWRWLIAALFFAAYLPLSGQGPQVRLALRRDGGRLLLLSLLGVSLLYGLQNIGLTRTSAIHSSLIMNAIGLFTALLGVFWLGERLGRRGWLGLALAFGGVILIVWQGAAPAAGVSTLAGDLITLAAALCAALYSIYGKPLVGRTPPAVMTGLVAGFGALFLLPVAAWQGLTIPAQPGTWLLLLALGIGSSALANLAWWQILARMDASRAGIFLFLIPVIASLIAVITLGESLGGQTLAGAALVLGGLYLAR; encoded by the coding sequence ATGCTGACGAGCGCAAGGTTGAAGCGGGCCGTGCGGGGTAAGTCCTGGGCTGCGCCCGCGCTCATCGCCAGTGTGTTCTTCTGGTCCGCCAGTTTTACCTGGTCCAAGCTGGCCTTGCAGGAGGTGAACCCGTGGAGCCTGGCCTTCTGGCGCTGGCTGATCGCGGCCCTGTTCTTCGCCGCCTATCTGCCGTTGAGCGGACAGGGGCCGCAGGTGCGTCTGGCGCTGCGGCGAGATGGCGGACGCCTGCTCCTGCTCAGCCTGCTCGGCGTCAGCCTGCTCTACGGCCTGCAGAACATCGGCCTGACCCGCACCAGCGCCATCCACAGCAGCCTCATCATGAACGCGATCGGCCTTTTCACCGCGCTGCTCGGCGTCTTCTGGCTGGGCGAGCGACTGGGCCGCCGCGGCTGGCTGGGCCTGGCGCTGGCGTTCGGCGGGGTGATTCTCATCGTCTGGCAGGGCGCCGCGCCCGCGGCTGGCGTCAGCACCCTGGCGGGCGACCTGATCACGCTGGCAGCCGCGCTGTGCGCCGCGCTCTATTCCATCTACGGCAAGCCGCTGGTCGGCCGTACGCCGCCGGCCGTCATGACCGGGTTGGTCGCCGGCTTTGGCGCCCTCTTCTTGCTGCCGGTCGCCGCCTGGCAAGGGCTGACCATCCCCGCCCAGCCAGGCACATGGCTGCTGCTGCTGGCCCTCGGCATCGGCAGCAGCGCGCTCGCCAACCTGGCCTGGTGGCAGATCCTGGCCCGTATGGACGCCAGCCGCGCCGGCATCTTCCTCTTCCTCATCCCCGTCATCGCCAGCCTGATCGCGGTCATCACCCTGGGCGAAAGCCTGGGCGGCCAAACCCTCGCCGGCGCCGCGCTCGTGTTGGGTGGGCTGTACCTGGCGCGGTAG
- a CDS encoding SUMF1/EgtB/PvdO family nonheme iron enzyme: MPSGPSTRFLDFDLEIGFGADRAYPVTVLYSPAGEARGVMRFPADDRTLTSVLANLRTALRDSDHQRRAAPSPGQRAVREFGQALFDALFTGEVRSRYDVSQQQAADADVGLRLRLRIRPPELAVLPWEYLYDAREGDYLCLSRNTPIIRYPELPQAVQPLPVVKPLRILGVVAAPRDLPALDVGQEQARIGRALASLQAGGQVHLTWLAESTVRALQQALRAGPWHIFHFVGHGGFDSASDEGFVVLTNDSGQSQPLFATQLARLLADQRSLRLVLLNACEGSVSSEHDIFSSVAAILTRRGMPAVLAMQDVITDQAALEFARAFYEAVADGLPVEAAVSEGRKTVSLVVGNTVEWGTPVLTMRAPEGTLFAVNAGPVTVTSPVEAEKRGSAEDVLPALQAPRPGPIAAHWLEMVAPRSHTAAAPARIAFDWVEIPAGPFWMGSDKQKDAEASEYELPQHTVTLGAYRISRAPVMVAQFAVFVQATGYVTTAEKEGWSHVWTGSKWKQVKDASWRAPRMPGSDVEQKGQHPVTCVSWMDALAFCAWAGVQIPSEAEWEKAARGADGRIYPWGKRGARRAPLQLRRGRRRHDGGGELPNGSERLWGVGHGGERVGMDAQCVGTTMGQARFCLSVQRTRWPRGIEQNRSASSPAGRELAQWKQQRTLRAPLPRQPRQPQLRCRFSGDIIVNESRIRIGEAR, translated from the coding sequence ATGCCATCCGGTCCATCAACTCGCTTTCTCGACTTCGATCTGGAAATTGGCTTCGGCGCAGACCGCGCCTATCCCGTCACCGTGCTCTATTCACCGGCAGGCGAGGCGCGCGGCGTCATGCGCTTCCCGGCCGATGATCGGACGCTCACCAGTGTCCTGGCGAATCTGCGCACCGCGCTGCGCGATTCCGACCATCAGCGACGTGCGGCGCCCAGCCCCGGTCAGCGGGCCGTGCGAGAATTCGGCCAGGCCCTCTTCGATGCGCTTTTCACCGGCGAGGTGCGCAGCCGCTATGATGTCAGCCAACAGCAGGCGGCCGACGCGGATGTGGGCCTGCGCCTGCGCCTGCGCATCCGACCGCCCGAACTGGCCGTGTTGCCCTGGGAGTACCTGTACGACGCCCGCGAGGGCGACTACCTCTGCCTGTCACGCAACACGCCGATCATTCGCTACCCGGAACTGCCACAAGCCGTGCAGCCCCTGCCCGTGGTCAAGCCACTGCGCATCCTGGGCGTGGTCGCCGCGCCCCGCGACCTGCCTGCCCTGGACGTGGGCCAGGAACAGGCGCGCATCGGCCGCGCGCTGGCGTCCCTGCAGGCCGGCGGGCAGGTACACCTGACCTGGCTTGCCGAATCCACGGTGCGCGCCTTGCAGCAGGCGCTGCGCGCAGGCCCGTGGCACATCTTTCATTTTGTGGGACATGGCGGCTTCGACAGCGCCAGTGACGAGGGCTTCGTGGTGTTGACCAACGATAGCGGGCAGTCACAGCCGCTGTTCGCCACACAACTGGCGCGGCTGCTGGCCGACCAGCGCAGCCTGCGCCTGGTGCTTCTCAACGCCTGCGAAGGGTCGGTCAGCAGCGAACACGACATCTTCTCCAGCGTGGCCGCCATCCTGACGCGGCGGGGAATGCCGGCCGTGCTGGCGATGCAGGATGTCATCACAGACCAGGCCGCGCTGGAATTTGCCCGCGCCTTCTACGAAGCCGTGGCCGATGGGCTGCCCGTGGAGGCCGCGGTCAGCGAGGGCCGCAAGACGGTGAGCCTGGTGGTGGGCAACACGGTGGAATGGGGCACCCCGGTCCTGACCATGCGCGCGCCCGAAGGGACGCTGTTCGCTGTCAACGCAGGGCCGGTGACGGTGACATCGCCCGTCGAGGCCGAAAAACGGGGCAGTGCGGAGGATGTTCTCCCTGCGCTGCAGGCGCCGCGACCTGGCCCCATTGCAGCCCACTGGTTGGAAATGGTGGCGCCCCGCAGCCATACCGCCGCGGCGCCGGCCCGCATCGCGTTCGACTGGGTGGAGATTCCCGCGGGACCGTTCTGGATGGGGAGCGACAAGCAGAAGGACGCTGAGGCCTCGGAATATGAGCTACCGCAGCACACGGTGACCTTGGGCGCGTATCGAATCAGCCGGGCGCCGGTGATGGTGGCGCAGTTTGCGGTCTTTGTGCAGGCAACGGGCTACGTGACGACGGCGGAGAAGGAAGGGTGGAGTCACGTGTGGACCGGATCGAAGTGGAAGCAGGTGAAGGATGCGTCATGGCGAGCGCCGCGCATGCCTGGCAGTGACGTGGAGCAAAAAGGGCAGCATCCGGTGACGTGCGTGAGTTGGATGGATGCGTTGGCGTTTTGCGCCTGGGCAGGGGTGCAGATTCCAAGCGAGGCGGAATGGGAGAAGGCGGCGCGCGGCGCGGATGGGCGGATTTACCCGTGGGGGAAACGAGGCGCCAGACGGGCGCCGCTGCAACTTCGGCGTGGACGGCGGCGACACGACGGCGGTGGGGAGTTACCCAATGGGAGCGAGCGCCTATGGGGTGTTGGACATGGCGGGGAACGTGTGGGAATGGACGCGCAGTGCGTGGGGACAACAATGGGACAAGCCAGATTTTGTCTATCCGTACAACGCACGCGATGGCCGCGAGGAATTGAGCAGAACAGATCTGCGTCGAGTCCTGCGGGGCGGGAGCTGGCACAATGGAAGCAACAACGTACGCTCCGCGCTCCGCTACCGCGGCAGCCCCGGCAGCCGCAGTTGC